The following nucleotide sequence is from Coffea eugenioides isolate CCC68of chromosome 3, Ceug_1.0, whole genome shotgun sequence.
ACGAGGCGTCCGCCGCAGACACCATATACCAGCGGGTGTCACTGGAGAAGTTTGAAATCGTCCCCTGGCACAAAAACGACAAAGTATCCAGGTTCCTGAAGAAGTGCAGACAATGCCAAAATCCAGAAGCGATGTATCGGAAAGCCGTGGTAAGCATGGCGCCGATGTCCCGTTTGCTTGAAAATATGTAGACTAAGCTCACATCATCTGTTTCATTTCAACTTCATTCTGAGTTTGGTCTGCAAACTTTACCCCCAAAACATAGTATTGGGGCAGAATTATGTCAGCATCAATGACATCAATATTCTATATTGCCAATTCTTTACATTTTACTTAACTTTTTTAGGTCACAAAAAATTGCTATTATGTGAAATTTTGTCTGGCTAGCACTGCTTCTGAAGATAACTTCAAGAATTCTGAGTAGCAGAGAAAGTTACAAAAGAAAGCTTGCAAACTCGGAATGTAGAAAACAACCTCATACATGCTCATTTGTGGCCCATCTTTTTGCACATTATGAACATTTGTAGGAACATTTTGGCAAATCTGGCAGTAGAGAAATTGAGATACACGAGCTGATTAAATAGATCAGTGTGGCAATACCAATTTGAGTTTGATGGGTAAACAGTGCCCCTGTTTGTCAGTGAAAAACATCAGCCTTTGAACATACAAGACAATGCGTCTTATTCTTGGTAAAAAATGGTTAAGATGGATAGTTCTTTATTTTGTGGTTAATTTAAGTAAAGGGTCTAAGTTTAGCTAGATTAGCCTTACCCCCACTCATCACTGTGGTGCTTTGGTCATGACTACATAATTCTTGTCCCGCTGGCACTGGTCCGCctggactttttgactttttcgtTACTATTTCAATCAGTTTTACGCAAGAGTATCCTTGCACTGCTTAGGTTGACTATTTTTCGGACAAGCATTTGGACGCTGCATTGGAATGCCTCGAAGAGGCTGCCGATTCAGGCCACCCCGACGCTGCATATGCGTTGGGAATCATTTACCTCTTTGTTGGTACCGACGAGTTCAAGCGCAGAGGCATGGGACTGCTCAGCGGGTTGCAGAAATCCAGATTTCTGCAAGGGGCATGGAAACTTTGTCGTGAAAATTTGCGAGCGCTGGTGAGGATGATATGGGTCAAGAATCCTGTGTTTCTAAACCCAGCGCCCATTTGTTGTGCCATGACACACGAGAGGAAAACATCTTCATGGCCTATGGATGCCGATGACGTGGAGGAGATTACATGTGAAGGCTGCGCTTGCGATGAAGAAATTGCAGCAATTTGTGCCGCCCTACCCAACCGTTAGTGTATAACATACAATGTTCATAACTCCTTTTACTGAACAAATTTGTCACCAGCGTGTACCTATTTATTATGTTTTTTCACTGAATTGACCGCTACTTCGTACTCTCTTAATATTACTGGTTTGAGTCCGTAACAATAGCTTATGTTGGCCCTTGTATGTTCTGCAAAGTATGACTTTCTCGTGAAAGCCCAGCTGTTTATGGCTTTCCTGGAAATagataagaacagagtacccgtTTTGccataaattaatattttttatcgGGTAAAAGTACAATACAATCGATTAATATGTAattgaccagctctttatggctttcctccattataagaacagagtacccatttttgcgTGAATAAAATTTTTCCTATGGCCTACAATAAAAAGCAAATCGATTTACGTTAATGTTTCTGaactctttatgcctttcctcCAGGCAACAACAGAGAATCCTTTTTGCTAAcactaaatttatttatcggataaccctaaaaaaaattaaactgcAGTACAATATAAGAACAGCTTTTTATCGCTTCCCTTTACAATAAAATCGATTTACGtcaacaaatttatttatgggCTTAAATGAAATGATACAAGTTCTTGCATAAAACGCCAGCTCTTTTTGGCTATCGTCCATAAATTAtctattttctgatttttccataagctaattgaggggaggtttctgaaagtATCCCTTATAATATATGTGTAATTAATATtcataaattatataaatacataattacATTTGTTATTATGAATAGATTGTAATGTAACCCCTTGCGGGTTTGGCTTCCGCATAACCCGCTCCGGAATACACGCTCCAATACGGAATCGGGTCGACTTTCGTTTGACTAAATCGGGTAATGCCTCCCTGCACGCCCGTCCCCGCCTGATCAATTATCCCACAAAAAGcttgtctttctttaccttCTCATCCTTTCTCCTGTTAAGCCCATCAAATATTGCTTCCCTTGTTGTGTGAACACACTAAACGGCTTCGGTTTAAACTTCCCCCCCCTTCTGAAATTTCGAGCATTTCGAAATTTCAGAGGGGCGCCAAGGTCCAAATAAATCGGATTTTTCGCCTTCGCTTCCTCTGTTGTTCAAACTACTCAACACTCGAATCGC
It contains:
- the LOC113764993 gene encoding putative F-box protein At1g67623 — protein: MANQQGKSTTSILSLPTEVVSEVLARVGSSSSTDLFSAKLCCKLFNEASAADTIYQRVSLEKFEIVPWHKNDKVSRFLKKCRQCQNPEAMYRKAVVDYFSDKHLDAALECLEEAADSGHPDAAYALGIIYLFVGTDEFKRRGMGLLSGLQKSRFLQGAWKLCRENLRALVRMIWVKNPVFLNPAPICCAMTHERKTSSWPMDADDVEEITCEGCACDEEIAAICAALPNR